The following are encoded in a window of candidate division WOR-3 bacterium genomic DNA:
- a CDS encoding oligosaccharide flippase family protein has protein sequence MEKGGFKRLNFKEALKLFFSFSLGVWIQAIISFFSIPIITYLISPAEFGKSTMYSTVYSFLLVVVLAGFDQSFVRYFYEVEEKRRSELFWTSLFPPLALFVIISLLLFAFNESLSLFLIGDKNHPMAGLVSLSLITGVLQTYNLAVIRMQKKGFLYSTVFVVQSVVNVGVTILYALFLGRNFYAIVWGQIFGNGFSFLVGTIFEHSNLLPVKVDSDLLKKLALYGLPLLPSALLWWLFQWISRIFLRTFSTFTELGYFGVAFKLSYVMYLINSGFQNFWFPVAYETYEKDRENKKLFIDAAKVISFVMVLFALVVIGLKDLLFYIMARDYRPASLTLPFLLFPPVISSVLAVTARGINFLKKTYWFIVSDGLCLLINSLLNYLLVPKLGARGAAISTGLSFIVLLTFETFVSMKLYPVRYPLEKIYSAIGLLLFVSLFATFVSNPVAVGGVSLIAIIALCLVYADLVKIGITEIKKFLKRS, from the coding sequence ATGGAAAAAGGTGGATTTAAGAGGCTCAATTTTAAAGAGGCGTTAAAGCTCTTTTTCTCCTTTTCTCTCGGGGTTTGGATACAGGCAATCATTAGCTTTTTTTCCATCCCTATAATCACATACCTTATTTCCCCGGCTGAGTTTGGAAAGTCCACAATGTACTCAACGGTTTACTCTTTCTTGCTCGTTGTTGTCCTTGCAGGTTTTGACCAGAGTTTTGTACGGTACTTCTACGAGGTTGAAGAAAAGAGGCGTTCGGAGCTCTTCTGGACTTCTTTATTCCCGCCTTTGGCCCTGTTCGTCATCATTTCTCTCCTGCTCTTTGCTTTTAATGAAAGTCTCTCCCTCTTTTTGATCGGTGATAAAAACCATCCGATGGCGGGCCTTGTTTCCCTTTCTCTCATCACGGGGGTACTTCAGACCTACAACCTTGCGGTAATCAGAATGCAGAAGAAGGGGTTCCTTTACTCTACTGTGTTTGTGGTCCAATCCGTGGTAAATGTGGGGGTAACGATTCTTTATGCACTTTTCCTTGGAAGAAACTTCTATGCCATTGTCTGGGGCCAGATATTCGGGAATGGATTTTCCTTTTTAGTTGGGACGATTTTTGAGCATTCCAATCTCCTTCCTGTGAAAGTGGACTCTGATTTACTTAAGAAGCTCGCACTTTATGGACTACCCCTTCTGCCTTCTGCACTGCTGTGGTGGCTATTTCAGTGGATCTCTCGAATCTTTCTCAGAACCTTTTCCACCTTTACTGAACTGGGTTATTTTGGCGTTGCTTTTAAGCTGAGTTATGTAATGTATTTGATAAATTCAGGCTTTCAGAACTTCTGGTTTCCCGTTGCTTATGAAACTTACGAGAAGGACAGGGAAAATAAGAAGCTCTTTATCGACGCTGCAAAGGTTATAAGCTTTGTGATGGTTCTGTTCGCCCTTGTGGTAATAGGCCTTAAGGATCTTCTCTTTTACATTATGGCAAGGGATTACAGGCCGGCCTCACTGACTTTGCCTTTTCTCCTTTTCCCTCCTGTGATCTCCAGTGTATTGGCAGTTACGGCAAGGGGTATAAATTTCCTGAAAAAAACTTACTGGTTCATAGTTTCCGATGGCCTTTGCCTCCTTATCAACTCACTTTTGAATTACCTCCTGGTCCCAAAGCTCGGGGCAAGGGGGGCAGCTATTTCGACGGGGCTTTCTTTTATAGTGCTCCTTACCTTTGAAACCTTTGTTTCTATGAAACTTTACCCGGTAAGGTACCCCCTTGAAAAGATTTATTCTGCCATTGGCCTTCTGCTTTTTGTAAGCCTCTTTGCAACCTTTGTAAGTAATCCTGTGGCAGTGGGTGGGGTGAGCTTAATCGCTATTATTGCCCTTTGTCTTGTTTATGCGGATTTAGTTAAAATTGGGATTACAGAGATAAAAAAGTTTCTTAAAAGGTCTTAG
- a CDS encoding RIO1 family regulatory kinase/ATPase codes for MLEWEKNWGTFNAVYIPTGSGKFVIQVVKGSKVAGYLKFAVTDESAKALENEEKILKLLESETINSFCYPKILYSERSYGKKLLFLGAPEHLKSPIKFNFKAILELWKNISAIESRTLLLEQIPCLKDLESKIKGNRNVPQIEISNIFDKIMLDLRGLEIQTGLVHGDFKIWNIFKLKNDKFYVIDWEWAQRNSLPLWDLWTWAFWNYFSSGKRPNKNKLLERAMEIAELSGNKMSVDIVKNLFKLYLIYLYTTLEEFGHKDGLTTKTLETLYSLLIEL; via the coding sequence TTGCTTGAATGGGAAAAAAACTGGGGAACGTTCAACGCAGTTTACATTCCGACGGGAAGCGGGAAGTTTGTAATTCAGGTGGTAAAAGGTTCGAAAGTTGCAGGCTACTTGAAGTTTGCCGTCACCGACGAATCAGCCAAAGCCTTAGAAAACGAAGAAAAAATTTTAAAACTCCTTGAATCTGAAACCATTAATTCTTTTTGCTACCCCAAAATTCTCTATTCCGAGAGGTCTTATGGGAAAAAACTTCTCTTTTTGGGCGCCCCTGAACACTTAAAAAGCCCAATTAAATTCAACTTCAAAGCCATTTTAGAATTATGGAAAAATATTTCTGCAATCGAATCCAGAACTCTTCTTCTGGAGCAAATCCCGTGCTTAAAGGATTTGGAGAGTAAAATAAAAGGAAATAGAAATGTACCTCAAATTGAAATCTCAAACATCTTTGATAAAATAATGCTTGATCTCAGGGGCCTTGAAATCCAAACAGGCTTAGTTCATGGTGATTTTAAGATCTGGAACATTTTTAAATTGAAAAATGATAAATTCTATGTTATTGATTGGGAATGGGCGCAAAGAAATTCGTTACCCTTGTGGGATTTATGGACTTGGGCATTTTGGAACTATTTTTCAAGCGGCAAAAGGCCAAACAAAAACAAACTATTAGAAAGGGCTATGGAAATTGCAGAATTATCGGGTAATAAAATGAGCGTAGATATAGTCAAAAACCTATTCAAACTCTATTTAATTTATCTTTACACCACACTCGAAGAATTTGGCCATAAAGATGGACTTACAACCAAGACTTTAGAAACACTTTATTCGCTGTTGATTGAACTATGA
- a CDS encoding flippase — protein MKNPDYRALLENFSSLTALQFVNYVFPIITFPYLVRVLGVEKFGLLSFAQSFVAYFTLLTNYGFYLTGIQQIAIKREDKEESGKILASIIGAKIFLMILSFFIFSLIVFSFKKFRQDYTLYYFCFAIVLVETFTPYWFFRGIEKMRYITILTAISKAFYTAGIFLFVRRSEQVYLVPLISATSTLLVDIEAFRVIYLKFNYKFVIPRTKDIVYQLKDGFTIFMSQVAINLYTTSNTFILGILTNNTYVGYYAAAQKILSIILSLISLVQQTLYPYANRLVATQKGNAKVFFQKLTKIIGISGLIISLFLFIFAPLLVKIILGSGYLPSITTIRILSLLPFLVILSNVFGLLIMLPMGYKAEFMKILWGASIINITFALILVPNLKHNGTAMSATITEMYVTLTMWLFLRRKRITI, from the coding sequence ATGAAAAATCCTGATTACAGAGCTCTTTTAGAAAATTTTTCATCGCTAACGGCGCTCCAGTTTGTAAACTATGTTTTTCCAATAATTACATTCCCTTACCTCGTACGGGTCTTAGGTGTTGAAAAATTTGGCTTACTCTCCTTCGCACAATCTTTTGTGGCCTATTTTACACTATTAACAAACTACGGATTCTATCTTACGGGAATCCAACAAATCGCAATCAAAAGGGAAGATAAAGAAGAATCTGGCAAAATCCTTGCAAGCATAATCGGAGCTAAAATCTTCTTAATGATCCTTAGCTTCTTTATTTTTAGTTTAATCGTTTTTTCTTTTAAAAAATTCAGGCAGGATTACACCCTTTACTATTTCTGCTTTGCAATAGTCTTGGTTGAAACTTTCACACCTTATTGGTTCTTTCGTGGAATTGAAAAAATGCGCTACATAACAATCCTCACCGCAATTTCGAAAGCATTTTACACTGCAGGAATCTTTCTTTTCGTGAGGAGATCAGAACAGGTCTATCTGGTTCCTCTAATAAGCGCTACATCCACATTACTAGTCGATATTGAGGCTTTTAGAGTAATATATCTTAAGTTTAACTACAAGTTCGTAATCCCTAGGACTAAAGATATAGTGTATCAGTTGAAAGATGGTTTTACTATTTTTATGTCACAAGTTGCCATAAACCTTTATACTACATCAAACACCTTCATCCTCGGGATTCTGACAAACAACACATATGTAGGCTATTACGCTGCTGCACAAAAAATCCTATCCATCATACTATCCCTAATTTCCCTTGTTCAACAAACACTTTATCCATATGCTAACCGCCTTGTTGCAACCCAAAAGGGGAATGCTAAAGTGTTCTTCCAAAAACTCACTAAAATCATTGGAATATCGGGACTTATAATATCTCTTTTTTTGTTTATCTTTGCTCCACTATTGGTAAAAATTATCCTTGGTTCTGGATACCTCCCATCTATCACAACAATCAGGATTTTATCTCTACTGCCTTTTTTAGTTATATTAAGCAACGTATTTGGACTTTTAATTATGCTGCCTATGGGTTATAAAGCAGAATTCATGAAAATCTTATGGGGAGCCAGTATTATAAATATAACCTTCGCCTTAATCCTTGTCCCAAACCTTAAGCACAATGGTACCGCAATGAGCGCAACAATAACAGAAATGTATGTCACCCTCACTATGTGGCTATTTTTACGAAGAAAAAGAATTACAATTTAA
- a CDS encoding S8 family serine peptidase, giving the protein MNLILMLLLTLTDVYTKMGASLREKIQGMKDNEKIPVIVVMKQGYDLSKFKEDDYDGKRKYMMKTAEESQKPVIDWLKSIGETENLKQFFVINGFALKISKKALLELLDREDVAYAIEDEYRRWIPEEPQNYTKASYPTGSSEVPWDRQIMEADKVWKDLGYGGEGIVVGIMDTGVDVDHPALKDNWRGIAGWYDAVNGKPTPYDDNMHGTACASILAGKYNLGIAPKAKWIAVKILDNQGSGSTSQILSAFNWIASLPDSLKPRIVSNSWGLSAWDDVTFFDACSTWKALGIFPVFAIGNDGSDPTKQSVPGTYPTVLAVGATDPNDQILSYSSRGGAPDLERWNDTDNWYAPDWNRHKPDICAPADPVWAAYPGGDYINDFNGTSSATPHAAGEAALILSKNPYLTLSELYLTIRNNVKLIQPQRYDFPNDTTGWGRIDAYRAVLNTPEPTKSNIVILDYTVDDRLGNSDGRLQPGERVYLSVRFKNRGVSATSVTASLVFDSIPGYTHYVTYNTRSVSLGSMGRDEEKTGTFDITLSSSAPTDKYLYFTVKVVTNDATRYLFLNIPIAAANYPAHADGIVYDNNTPTYNTSNDDEYGNYTYFAMRFEAPAPCRLDSLRVYFDGTATNETLFVWKHNATYNAPDAELYGYALINVNTADAWALVTLSSPIYITQPGYFWIGICKNDAYSVPYQDDDGAKTVNLSTNNRLDPSSWWGRDYWYDFCMRAFVYIDSITAPQFTEVTSWRLDDSYYGNDDGFIDPGERASLKISIKNIGITAEQVVGYLSPADQATADSVVIEKDTAYFGTVYKGEGTNDNDPFIITFTKWSGLSGFDPTFQLILHYYYGSGLRDEKWDTVTFSITGPYTTMPVSDTVWYPMGLGYGFLLSSYPTSTADRYWATYAQFGPGVNDSIYVDYVYIYGYNNGTTARNMYLYLWSHNATSNTPSGAPFYTSAAISVPAGASQFYFARPNIKIPSTFWYGQNSRVGTTGTGLKPPFWSSPFIGQNYTLVSTSNSTWSGSYLLGYVAAPLFMYFKIMHNHPTLSYFTPDGWDSPIVPSNSNSTLLPSILKGDTTVYIASWVALNRSNVNATVPSGNSTRNIMFLDNYSLAQTTITGPYTISPWNYIYASGYQTNISAGRHSLAYKIDWDNIVPSNVFNHYLRWWGEQYVFAPIGYLNYNTPTWSTYAPLMYTVGSGYTPNVRAFRIKTVPNQWTLVAIKNSKYGSSSDSIDLDLKIFDDAPTSPKDGLEHPVAASALGPDKIDFITIWSTSEQDLYPGVYSFGAVRDSFQIVTSKSAIGYLVANGTGTLDVTLPDGQFAYVENVIFPQNTNPTLTVSVPDGNADIALYLYSKKALTTNYGNPFQYVTMADANGVGGSESVTYSSTSGDDTTALVVIVKSTTGKSPVTIRFNNIVVLQVDENADNFLNTITYTIPTVAKPGNSIVVTSPTLLPFSVKLYDVTGREVATLFDGLVNKGKTSISIPSNLKAGIYYVEVRSGGNREMHKMIVVR; this is encoded by the coding sequence ATGAACCTGATACTAATGCTATTACTTACCCTGACCGATGTATATACAAAAATGGGGGCATCCCTGAGGGAGAAAATCCAGGGGATGAAGGATAACGAAAAAATCCCCGTCATCGTTGTAATGAAACAGGGATACGACCTTTCTAAATTCAAAGAGGATGACTACGACGGCAAGAGAAAATATATGATGAAGACCGCTGAAGAATCTCAAAAGCCTGTAATAGATTGGCTAAAATCCATCGGAGAAACGGAGAACCTTAAGCAATTCTTTGTAATAAACGGTTTTGCCCTCAAAATTTCAAAGAAGGCCCTTCTGGAACTCTTAGACAGGGAAGATGTTGCCTATGCCATAGAAGATGAGTATAGAAGATGGATCCCAGAAGAACCCCAGAATTATACTAAGGCATCTTATCCCACAGGCTCTTCAGAAGTCCCCTGGGACAGACAGATAATGGAGGCAGATAAAGTCTGGAAAGATTTGGGTTACGGAGGTGAAGGAATCGTCGTTGGAATAATGGATACTGGTGTGGATGTTGACCATCCTGCCCTTAAAGACAACTGGAGAGGAATTGCAGGCTGGTATGATGCAGTAAATGGAAAGCCTACTCCCTATGATGACAATATGCACGGGACGGCCTGTGCCAGCATCCTTGCAGGGAAATACAATCTCGGTATCGCACCAAAGGCAAAATGGATTGCGGTAAAGATCCTTGATAACCAGGGAAGCGGGTCTACATCCCAGATTTTATCAGCCTTCAACTGGATTGCAAGTCTTCCAGACAGTTTAAAACCGAGGATAGTGTCTAACTCCTGGGGATTATCAGCTTGGGATGACGTAACCTTCTTTGACGCCTGTAGCACGTGGAAGGCACTGGGCATTTTCCCCGTCTTTGCCATTGGAAATGATGGTTCAGACCCTACCAAACAATCGGTACCCGGTACCTATCCAACGGTGCTCGCTGTGGGTGCCACCGATCCTAACGACCAGATCCTCTCCTACAGTTCCCGTGGTGGCGCTCCAGACCTGGAAAGATGGAATGATACTGACAACTGGTATGCACCAGACTGGAACAGGCATAAACCGGATATTTGCGCCCCTGCCGACCCCGTCTGGGCTGCCTACCCTGGTGGCGACTATATCAACGACTTTAATGGCACATCCTCAGCCACTCCCCATGCAGCAGGCGAAGCAGCCCTCATCCTTTCAAAGAACCCCTATCTCACCCTCTCAGAGCTTTACCTTACTATAAGAAATAATGTAAAACTAATTCAACCTCAGCGCTACGATTTCCCCAATGACACAACGGGATGGGGAAGGATTGACGCCTACAGGGCTGTTCTGAATACCCCTGAACCAACAAAGTCCAACATTGTTATTCTTGATTACACCGTAGATGATAGGCTCGGAAACAGCGATGGGAGACTCCAACCCGGAGAGAGGGTTTACCTTAGTGTAAGATTTAAGAACAGAGGAGTTTCTGCCACATCGGTAACCGCCTCATTGGTCTTTGATTCCATCCCCGGCTACACCCATTATGTAACATATAATACGAGAAGCGTTTCCCTTGGTTCGATGGGAAGGGATGAGGAGAAAACCGGGACCTTCGATATAACTCTCTCCTCCTCCGCCCCTACGGATAAATACCTCTACTTCACCGTAAAGGTAGTTACCAACGACGCAACCAGGTATCTCTTCTTAAACATACCAATCGCTGCAGCGAACTACCCTGCACATGCGGATGGCATAGTCTATGACAATAACACTCCAACTTATAACACAAGTAATGACGACGAATATGGCAATTATACGTACTTCGCCATGAGGTTTGAAGCCCCTGCACCCTGCAGGTTAGACTCCCTTAGAGTCTACTTTGATGGAACTGCCACCAATGAGACGCTCTTCGTGTGGAAGCATAATGCAACTTACAATGCACCCGATGCGGAACTTTACGGCTATGCCTTGATAAATGTCAATACCGCCGATGCCTGGGCACTGGTTACCCTTTCTTCACCCATCTACATAACCCAGCCCGGCTACTTCTGGATAGGAATTTGTAAAAACGACGCCTATTCGGTACCCTATCAGGATGATGACGGTGCGAAGACCGTCAACCTTTCAACGAACAACAGACTTGATCCATCTTCCTGGTGGGGGAGAGACTACTGGTATGATTTCTGTATGAGGGCCTTTGTTTACATTGATTCAATAACTGCACCTCAATTCACAGAAGTCACATCGTGGAGACTCGACGATAGTTATTACGGAAATGATGACGGTTTTATTGATCCTGGTGAGAGGGCTTCCCTCAAAATATCTATAAAGAACATTGGAATCACTGCAGAACAGGTAGTGGGCTATCTGTCTCCCGCTGATCAGGCAACAGCGGATAGCGTGGTAATAGAAAAGGACACTGCCTACTTCGGAACAGTTTACAAGGGTGAAGGCACCAACGACAATGATCCCTTCATTATCACCTTTACAAAGTGGAGCGGACTTTCTGGCTTTGATCCAACCTTCCAGCTCATTCTCCACTACTATTACGGAAGTGGATTAAGAGATGAAAAGTGGGATACCGTTACCTTTTCTATCACAGGGCCCTACACTACAATGCCTGTTTCTGACACAGTATGGTACCCAATGGGACTCGGTTATGGTTTCCTGCTCAGCAGTTATCCAACATCTACTGCTGATAGATACTGGGCAACCTACGCCCAATTTGGCCCAGGGGTAAACGATTCCATCTATGTTGATTACGTCTACATCTACGGATACAACAATGGAACTACTGCAAGGAACATGTACCTTTACCTTTGGTCACACAACGCCACTTCCAACACCCCGAGCGGCGCACCCTTCTATACCAGTGCCGCAATCAGTGTCCCGGCCGGTGCCAGCCAGTTCTACTTTGCAAGACCTAATATAAAAATTCCTTCCACCTTCTGGTACGGTCAGAATTCAAGAGTGGGTACTACGGGAACAGGCCTCAAGCCGCCCTTCTGGTCTTCTCCTTTTATAGGGCAAAATTATACCCTTGTTAGCACATCAAACAGTACCTGGAGTGGAAGTTATCTGCTCGGTTATGTTGCGGCTCCCCTCTTTATGTATTTCAAAATTATGCATAACCATCCAACCCTTTCCTACTTTACACCCGATGGTTGGGATAGCCCCATTGTGCCTTCAAACTCTAATTCCACACTGCTTCCATCAATCCTTAAAGGTGATACAACGGTTTACATTGCAAGCTGGGTAGCTTTAAACAGAAGCAATGTAAATGCAACCGTCCCATCTGGAAACTCAACGAGGAACATTATGTTCTTGGACAACTACTCCCTTGCTCAAACAACCATCACTGGCCCATATACCATATCACCCTGGAATTATATCTACGCCTCCGGATATCAAACCAATATATCCGCTGGAAGACATAGCCTTGCCTATAAAATCGATTGGGACAACATAGTACCGAGTAATGTATTTAACCACTATCTAAGATGGTGGGGTGAGCAGTATGTCTTTGCACCTATTGGTTATCTAAACTACAACACACCCACCTGGTCCACTTACGCTCCTCTTATGTACACCGTCGGCTCCGGATATACTCCGAATGTAAGGGCTTTCAGGATCAAGACCGTACCCAATCAGTGGACCCTTGTGGCGATAAAGAACTCCAAATACGGCTCAAGCAGTGACTCCATAGACCTCGACCTCAAGATTTTCGATGATGCACCAACTTCACCTAAGGATGGCTTAGAACATCCCGTTGCTGCCTCTGCCCTTGGTCCCGACAAGATCGACTTTATTACCATCTGGTCAACCAGTGAGCAGGATCTCTATCCCGGTGTTTATTCCTTTGGAGCGGTAAGGGATAGCTTCCAGATCGTTACATCTAAATCGGCCATTGGATACTTAGTTGCAAATGGCACCGGTACCTTGGATGTAACACTACCGGATGGTCAATTTGCCTATGTTGAAAATGTGATATTCCCTCAAAACACGAATCCAACATTAACGGTAAGCGTACCCGATGGAAATGCTGATATTGCCCTCTATCTCTACTCAAAGAAGGCACTCACTACCAACTATGGTAATCCATTCCAGTATGTAACGATGGCAGATGCCAACGGTGTTGGCGGAAGCGAAAGCGTAACCTACTCCTCCACCTCTGGTGATGACACAACCGCCCTTGTGGTCATTGTGAAGTCTACAACAGGAAAATCACCGGTAACCATAAGATTCAACAATATTGTAGTGCTACAAGTAGATGAAAATGCCGACAACTTCCTCAACACCATCACCTACACCATACCAACCGTCGCAAAGCCAGGAAACTCCATTGTAGTAACTTCACCAACCCTCCTGCCCTTCAGCGTAAAACTCTACGATGTCACCGGTAGAGAAGTGGCGACCCTCTTCGACGGTCTCGTCAACAAAGGAAAGACCTCCATCTCCATACCTTCCAACCTAAAAGCCGGCATCTACTATGTCGAAGTAAGGTCCGGTGGAAACAGAGAAATGCACAAAATGATAGTGGTGAGGTAA
- a CDS encoding NAD(P)-binding protein, which yields MKSKVFIIGAGITGLTAGIGNDLTLIFEKENFPGGLCASYYTDFNCKKFTQRLSKETFRFERGGGHWIWASERDSRYIEFLKQFSELKFYERKAAVYFRKWDLIVPYPLQFNLYLLPGEIKEKIKQDLRKVSETQATSLKEWLYNNFGETLCEIFFFPFNEKYTAGLLNKISLKDEYKTPIIKERIIESLERPSYGQEFGYNPKFFYPVDGLDALTAKMALRANISYEKEVVQIDTKRKEIIFRDGDDIKFE from the coding sequence GTGAAGTCAAAAGTTTTCATAATCGGGGCAGGGATTACTGGTTTAACAGCGGGCATTGGTAATGATTTAACTTTGATATTTGAAAAAGAAAATTTTCCAGGGGGATTGTGTGCAAGTTATTACACTGATTTTAATTGTAAAAAATTTACTCAACGTTTGTCTAAAGAAACCTTTAGATTCGAAAGGGGTGGTGGACACTGGATTTGGGCTTCAGAAAGGGATTCTCGATACATAGAATTTCTGAAACAATTCTCAGAATTGAAATTTTATGAGAGAAAAGCCGCCGTATATTTTAGGAAATGGGACTTAATTGTTCCATATCCTCTTCAGTTCAACCTCTACCTACTACCTGGCGAAATAAAAGAAAAGATAAAACAGGACCTTAGAAAGGTAAGTGAAACTCAAGCAACCTCACTTAAAGAATGGCTTTACAATAATTTTGGGGAAACTTTGTGCGAAATTTTCTTTTTCCCTTTTAACGAGAAATATACAGCAGGATTATTGAATAAAATTTCTTTAAAGGACGAATATAAAACGCCTATTATAAAAGAAAGAATAATAGAGAGTTTAGAAAGACCATCTTATGGGCAAGAATTTGGATATAATCCAAAATTCTTTTACCCTGTAGACGGCCTCGATGCCCTTACCGCAAAAATGGCATTAAGAGCAAATATTTCTTATGAAAAAGAAGTAGTACAAATAGACACGAAGCGAAAAGAAATCATCTTCAGAGATGGAGATGATATTAAATTCGAGTAG
- a CDS encoding glycosyltransferase family 4 protein, with amino-acid sequence MKLLLLSKVNSVHTQRWANALSERGIEVLVFGLEGLKSKENPYRSEITIKTAGIDEQKQGGFKEKLNYLKALPLLKSTIKEFKPDILHAHYASSYGLLGALTGFHPFVISLWGSDIFDFPKKSFLNALIIKHNLKRADLITSTSITMAKEGANYTSKKIEVVPFGVDLEVFKPSEGKRTSPGTSIVIGTVKSLERKYGIDTLILAFALLKRKFEKDDLRLIIVGDGPEKDNLKRLTKDLNIEDFVTFTGFVPHKDLPGYINMMDIFVLLSRVEESFGVVVVEAMACEKPVVVSRKGGLPEVVEDGVTGFVVPAENPEAAASALETLILNKDLRSSMGKRGRERVKKLYDWKENVSIMVELYEELLKQKSKTF; translated from the coding sequence ATGAAACTTCTGCTTCTTTCTAAGGTCAATTCCGTTCACACCCAACGCTGGGCAAATGCCCTTTCGGAAAGAGGAATCGAAGTTCTGGTATTCGGTCTTGAAGGCTTGAAATCTAAAGAAAATCCTTATCGCTCTGAAATCACCATAAAAACTGCGGGCATCGATGAACAAAAGCAGGGAGGTTTCAAAGAAAAATTAAATTACCTTAAAGCCTTACCGCTTCTTAAATCCACTATAAAAGAATTCAAACCCGACATCCTCCACGCCCACTATGCCTCCAGTTATGGACTTCTGGGGGCATTGACCGGCTTCCATCCCTTTGTAATCTCCCTCTGGGGTTCTGACATCTTCGATTTCCCTAAGAAATCCTTTTTAAACGCCCTTATTATCAAACATAACCTTAAAAGGGCCGACCTGATAACCTCAACCTCCATTACCATGGCAAAGGAAGGGGCAAATTACACATCAAAGAAGATTGAAGTCGTGCCCTTTGGTGTCGATTTAGAAGTCTTTAAGCCTTCAGAGGGTAAAAGGACCTCTCCCGGCACTTCCATAGTAATTGGAACAGTGAAATCCTTAGAAAGAAAATATGGAATTGACACATTGATTTTAGCCTTTGCCCTTTTGAAAAGAAAATTTGAAAAGGACGACTTGAGGCTAATCATAGTCGGAGACGGCCCCGAAAAGGACAATTTGAAACGACTCACAAAAGATTTAAACATAGAAGATTTTGTCACCTTCACAGGCTTTGTACCCCACAAAGATCTCCCGGGTTATATAAACATGATGGACATTTTTGTCCTTCTCTCAAGGGTGGAAGAAAGTTTTGGGGTTGTGGTGGTTGAAGCGATGGCCTGTGAAAAACCCGTTGTAGTCTCAAGGAAGGGCGGACTTCCTGAGGTTGTTGAAGATGGGGTAACTGGATTTGTCGTTCCCGCAGAAAATCCCGAAGCCGCAGCCTCTGCCTTAGAGACCCTGATCTTGAACAAAGACCTAAGGTCATCAATGGGAAAACGAGGGAGGGAAAGGGTAAAAAAATTATACGACTGGAAAGAAAATGTTAGCATAATGGTTGAACTTTACGAGGAATTGCTAAAACAAAAATCTAAGACCTTTTAA